AGATTACATCTTATAGTGaagataaatgtaataaaaaatcagtttgaggTGTCTCCTCAGTGTCTGATGCATGTAATTATTTGAAGTAGGATGGAAAATAACCCACTAATGGAtaagaaagtgaaataaaatgacagaaagctcattattaatatgtataaaaatcACATACTGATACTCTACATCCTCCTGTTTACAAGGAGGGAAGGTTCAATCAATAATAATGTTGATATATTGGAGGGAGAGTTATATTCCATAGCTTAAACTGACCTGCTTTCACAGAAATCAATCATTGCTGGCatcaaaaagataaaaattaCCTTTTAATTACATCTTTATCAATAGCTTCATGTGTGACTTTTAAATACTGAATATTTAACGGTAAAGTTCAAACATTTCGGGAAATACAGTGACCTTCTCGCTGAGAGTTAGACGAGACGTCTGCCTTAGAAACTGTTTCACAGATGCTGTTTGGAGTTCCTGTTGTCACCTGTGTTACCTACGACCTAGATCTTCTTCACACGTTTGGTTTCGGTTCGTCAAACAAGGAACAACACGATAATTAGTGAGCAGATGCaagcttccagtctttatgccaAGCTACGATAAACGGCTGCTAGAGAGGCGTCagttttctcatctaactctggcatatttcccaaaatgtcaatttttaaaggtccagtgtgtcaaatttaaGAGGCTCTATTTATATAACAaggccactaaatcctacacactggagctAGACGACAGGCTACTGCTTGAGTCTGTAAAGTGCATGATTTTCTCAGTCTGGTTTGGCGTCCTGAATATTCAGCCAGCACGGCTCACTATGTTTCTTTATCAGCTGCCAAAAGCATCCTGATGAATTCTGCAGCAGATCAATATTAAAGATTTTAACTTCCCGTTCCCTCCTGTCCTCAGGCTCATCAGAGAGTCATGCAGGACGTCCAGGCTCTGCGCTCCAGCGAGTCCCGACAGCTCTTCAAGAACATGCGTGCCATTTCTACTGCTGTGGTGGAGAACGGAGCCGTGGTCGCTCCTCATCCTCTGGGTTTCTAAACACACCGCATCTTCACATccgtttgggtttttttttttcccactcttCCGCACCTCGAACCAGGTTCTGGATCATGAATGCCAAGTTCAGAGACTTTATCAGCTTTATCGCCGTCATCACGCGTCAATGCTCTTCTGAGCAATCGAGCTTTCAGGTAGTGGGTTGTATTTTGCTGCCCGGAGCTGAATGATCAATCGACACAGTGTTCTAtctcacatatttatttaattctcaCTCAAAAACCTCGACTTCTGGAGGTCAACTTGAGCTGGAATATCACGGTATTTCTACGAATCATTCAGCCCGAGTACGACCTGCATCTAAACCAGGCGATGACTGAATGTCTCGAACGTGTGCGTGGAGACGATTGATCAACCTCATCATTTAACTGCTTGAAGCATTAAGttctagttttatttttgaacaaTATCATACATCAATGCAACTTTGAGATAGCAGGCCAGTTGACAGGAAACTAACTTAGAAGATATTTTAAGTGATTTACGAACAAAGGTGTTTAAAATAGTTGTACGCAGAGTAAGATTGTGTTCAGATGTATGTAACGGTGTGGTGTTTATGTGCTTTAACGCCGCTCTGCGTGTCCGTTAAATGTTAACATCAGGTACAAAAACCTTTTTGCCTTACAAACCGGTCCACAGATGCTGTTTGCAGTTCCTCCTCTAACACAGAGGACGCAGGTCGCCTTTTCTTCTACTATCAAAGTGcagtggttttattttctcagctcAGTGTAGCAGGCGTCATTAACTGTAATTGTAGAAAGTTAACCATCGAGTCTGCATACCTGGTTTTTAAAGGGATTTTTAAGAAATAGTTTCTCGTACAATAAATGCCGCATCAGCTCGTGTTAAAGTGTCCATAAAACTTAAATTAGATCTGCACGTTCTTTCCTTCCCATGAACTTGTTTTGATGACAAACAAAGCTAccgatgctgatgatgatgcttTTTCTGGTCGGGAATCTGTTGTCTAAACAGATATGATCACACGCGTTCAAAAAGATcatgatgtttaaaaaatacgTCCGATGAAGGTACCAGATGATTGTCTCAGCTGTTTCGGTGGCAGTTTGTGCAGATGTACTTTGTAGCTTTATGGTTTAAGCAgcacactaaaaataaataatgatctGTACGCTTACTCTGTCAGTTTATCTGTCTTTAATTGTACCTTTGGTTTGGCCTTCACCTCAATACAAATGTTCTctgtaaaatattttctgtgaaTGTCTCTTTCAACAAGCCAAACtagtgatttctttttgtttttttatggtgtcTTCTTGTAAAAGATTTTGTTACCACgagagagaaaattaaatattgaagctcagcagaaacaagaaaaaacccCTTCGAAGCAATATTTTACCCGCCACACTCACTTCCTATTTCTGTTGTATTCAGAACAGCCTGCTTTCACTTCTGTAGCCGAGGCTCTTCCAGGGTAAAAAACATTGTACAGGAATGCCAGTAAGTGCATTGCCACCAGATGGTTGCTGGTGTGAACTGtaggttctgctgctgctgcaagatGAAAACAGGAACCTCTTCCTGCCTTCAGATACCTGACTGACTTGACAAGTGTTAGTTCTGTGGGTGTGAGACGGAGAGACCGAGCCAGTGCCAGCGCTTCACGCGCCCCTGTGGTTGAAGCGTTGAGAATTTCCCCGGTATGCCTCCATCCCGCTGACTCAGAAACCAACTGACGAGCTCATTGGCAAAATGTGCCAGAAGtctttttaatcaaacaaaaaaaaaatttctccGTTAGCTCAAAGTCGTGCTAATTTGCCTTGCAAATTTCTGGCAAGTATGTTTAACTTACTAACCTATAAGATCAATCTGAATTCACCTTAAAACCTGTGCTGAGAAATTAAATTGTTTCGCCCAACATGATACCTTTCTGTAATACTCAAGTATCTGTTTGGGACAGCACATCTTATCCCTGATTTAGGCCTCATTCTGTCCTTTATTCTGCCTTCCATTTTCATATTGCTGTTACTGTGTTACCGATTTAAGGTTTTAAAAGTCTGTCCGCATTTCCTCACTGTCACAACAACCCCCTCTTTTGCCGCCTTCCTTGCATCTCCGGTCATGTACCACTGATTAATAATCAGCTGGTTTCAATCAGGATCGGCCTCAGACAGAGGCTGAGAAAACAAGGCTGAGTTCAGTGTcaggttgtgtttggtttgtgagtcaacacacacacaaaggagttgggaaccacacatgtagagcGTCTTTATAAGCAATCACCCAAAATCGTGCTCTCTACCGAAtgggataaaataaaaacaagctaaTTAATACATAATATTAACAcgttttattaattatgttgTAATAGTACATCACATTCTTGTTTCCATCACAGGTTTGTGCAATATCTTAGCTTTGATGCTCACCACAGAGGAGAAGCAACTTTTGATGATGTGTTTTCACAGCTAGGGCTCAGCAAAAACTTCTGTTTTCACCCATCAAGTGATAAAATAGACCCTGTATCAGTAACGTAACAATGCCTCTGCTTAAGTACAGATTGTCAGCACTCTTTCCATCACTGGAGTTGATACTCAAAACACTTTGGCCATTCATCCGCCCCATGGTCAATATGACGGATAGGACAGATATGAGGGATTTCATGGATTTCATCATCTAATCCTTGGAAGTGAATCAGATTTCTTACTGTCAGTTCCCTCCCACTGTTTAATTTCCAAGGTGCTGCACAAGTTTTAATATCCACCAAATCACATGGAAACAATGTTCACCAGATGATATGCTTAATCCTCCATCCCAGTTATTTTAATCCCAAATGATGCAGGGCTAAGGGAACAGACGTGAACTTTGTGGCCCGAAACTCCCTGGAACAGCCAGGAAAATTTACAACACGAGAACTTCTCCTTAAACCATAAAGTCTTCTGCTGTCGTCCGCTGAGCATTTCCAGCGCTCAGAAATAGAGCAAGGACGATGATTCACATCCAGCGTTCCTTATAGATCTGGATTATTATGTCCAAGGCGGTTCCTTTAGTTCCTTAAAGGTCTTTAATGTCACCGGCCGGTTTTCCAAATGTTGCTCTGGCAGTCGGGATCCCGACATTGAcctgttttttccccatcagGCATTGTCCCTGTCGCCTTGACATGAGTCTAAGCCATGTGAGGAACTCGTGACTGATATTGGgcttgtttcctcctctgggACTTGTTGGGCCTCTAAGGAGATGATCGTCTGGGCTGTCATCGTTCGCTCCCTGAGGGGGAAACATAGAGTCAAAAAAAGCGCCTGAAATAACACTAAAGGTTCAGCTATGAGCACATGTGCTCCATATATGGTGCTGTGGTGAAGTCTGAAGCGTGATTAAAATTTCCAAAATGCCTTAAAATGTGTGGTTCCACTGCGAAAATGacttatttagtcatttagtccTCGTAGTAGCTGTAGTCATTGTAGTATCAAACCTTGCATATGCAAATCAACTCGCCTCACACGTGTCTTACCATCAAGTGTCTTCATCTTGGTATTAATCACCCTTCTTCAAAgaatttttcattttggtggttcgttttttgctttttttttttgttcagaaactgtttttattatttttagtaaaGGACATTTAAGATAAATCTGATCAGACATAGTTGTGACCAAGTTTATGGCACGTGAACTCTAAGGGAGGGAGTGCTTTTACtttaagatatatatttttttggcctttttcaagctttattttttgatagagacggctgaagagtgacaggaatgtgaggagagagagatggggaatgacgtGCAGCAGGTCGAACCCAAGGCCGCTGCTGAGCgttcgtacatggggcggatgcaCCAACATCTGACCTAATCGACACCCCTTTTACTTAAAAGTTTATGTATTTTCTAGTAGTGAAGTGCTTTAGTTAGCAGcctaaagactggaaacagggatACAACTGGCCTGTTTCTGTCAAAATCAGACGCCGCACTGAAGAGTCATCtcctgtatctgtgtcacgTAGGTTTAGCCACTTTTAGGTAACCAGAAGCAGCTTCTGAGTCTGTTCACTCCAAGtgaaacctctgtggctgtgaagtgaagcctgtCTGCtaagtgcagttcctcaaacgtccgcttgaggctggctacagaacgagtcagtctccataagtccccatgttaaaacttcacagcagaaataaacatgtttacagcctggtacaaaaaactgttttggtctctatagctaatttccccgttcatgacaactgtactgagggtgaatttttatagaactcacccatttgaattatattaaggcttaaagttatgcataataatggtgtggttgctttgattgacaggtaggtgtctttacaggtggcttgtttgagcaaccaggcattATTTAGGCCGCCTCAGATCCGCCAATGATCCACATTTTAGCCGGGTAGCCatggaaataaatatttgacTACCACAGCCACATGACGTTCAGACAAATCAGGCCAAGTTGAAGTTTGTCTCAGCTACAGCACTGCTCTCAGATATCGTTTCTCTATTAGAGCTTCACCGAACATGATCTATAACGCCCTAGAttaaaactttaataactttcTGAACCATCTCTCGAACAATCCGGTCTGCTCTCATCCATCATGACATAGGGAGatgcaggagaggagacaaTGACTCATTTGGAGACAGGAGGTCAGGAGGTCATTTCACAACCACCCGTAAAACCACAACTAATTGTTTTTTACATGTTGTCTATTGAACAGATCAACATGCGGATTTGTGAGTTTTATACATGCTGATAGATtttctttggacagagccaggctgtgCTAAACTAACCACAGACTGGTGGTCGTGTATTTCCGTAAATGTCTACGTgtatttttcacatgttttttgaccggaaagtttcagtttctctATAAAAGagagcgtgtgtttgtgttacaaacaaaacagatgtgGAGGTTTATTAGCCctcatgttgtttgtgtggtttaCTGCTTATTGTCTGTAAGCAAAAAAGGTGTTGAGGTGTGATGAGCTGATTCTTGTGtggactgtttttttccccccacactgTATTTAGACATTTCACGTGACTTCACGTGTGGaaatttctgttattttgtccactgGTAGTAGATTTACATACCTAAATCTGCAGAAGATCATGTGattctgacctctgacccccctttccagtggagaaaacacaataaagtgcCCTTTAGGTGCCTTTCTAGAGAAAAAATGCTCTCTGGAGTGCCCAAAATGTGCCCAAGTGCCAACTCAACCTTGTAGTCTGAAGTGTCCATGTGACAGTGTTTACTTTGGGTGTTGAAATTTTAAGTTAATTGTTAATTTAATAGTTATTTTGTTCACTTGCAGTAGATCCACATACCTAAATCTGCAGAAGAGCATGCGATTTGAAACTTTCTGATCAGTTTTAATGGTTAATAAATGACTTAATGCTGTTTCAGTCATCATATTAACTATGCAAACTTCATTAATTATATCCTATATTACCATATTGGGCATTATTGACTAATTAATTAACTATTAGACAGTCACAAGCCAAAGGTTTTTCTTATTAATAAGTCATTAATTACAACTTTTAGACTCTTTATGTATTGATGGGTGTGTTAGGAGAAAATGGCGCATTGATATCTGTTTGGAAACGTGAGTTTCTATCGGGACATACCGTGTTTTGTGGTGGGTGTGTGCCCAATCGACTCCCACAGTCCATCCGAGGACACCCTTCAAGTATCGGGAAAAGCAGGGGAACCTGTGACTCAAATGCTCCATGAGTTCCTCTTTGCGCAGGCCGTAAATAATCGGTGCAACGCATTGCGCCAAGCTGAAGAAAGCAAAGCTGACCACGGCTGACAGCTCTTTGGTCTCCTTCTGAACCAGGTTCCGTTTGTATAATATCGTCAGCACAAAGTTCACAAAGTTTGGGAGGATGAACACCGCCAGCTGGCTCCCGTGCAGGGCGATTGTCCTGCAACCGGTCCGGTTGCGCCGGTTCAGCACCCCTAACCGGCGTCCCTCCACCAGTATCCTTACATAGCTGTACAGGATGAGCAGCGTGCACGAACCGATGAACAGCACTTTCTGCAGCTCGCCTTTCCTCAGCTGCTCCGGCCCGCACTGCCCGTTATAGTCGACGCCGGAGGTTTCCGGGCGAAAGAGTAAGCTGAGGGGGATGACCAAAGCAATGAGCCATGTGAGCACCCCTACCAACCAGGGCCAGAGACCCGAGGTGCATTTGGAGGTGGAGCGCATCGGGTGGCACACGGCGCAGTAGCGGTCCAAAGCCATCACCGTGAGCGTCAGGAGGATGTTGGAGGCGCTACTGATCAAGATGCTGATCATGGCCAGGCACGCAGAGCGACCAGGTCGTGCTTGCCGGTGGATCTGATACTGGAAGATGCTGTTCATGCCCAGGTACACCAGGGCGGACAGCAGCAGGTGGAAGATGAGCACGAAGCGGGCATGACTCCGGAGCTGCTTTACGCGTACTATGGTCCAGTTGATGATGAGGTTGAAGAAGAGCAACACCGAGAAGGACACGGTGGACACGTAAAAACGCACGCAGGTGTACTCCCTACTGGTGGTGTTGTTTGCTGACATTATTCCTCAGCTGGGTTTGGATGGATTCacaggatgatgaggatgatgatgcaAGAGAAAGTTTGTCCGCCGCATGATCCTCTCTCATTGCTGCCTCGCTgaagactgactgagactgatcAACAGtcacttctctctttctctttctctctctctcctccctcacaaAATCACAGTGCTTGATGGCTGTTTTATGTTACACATTGCTGCCACCTTCTGCTGTGCGTCGGTGGTGGAAATGGCCAAACCTCAGCAATGTTGAAGCTCAATGAGGCAAGCTGAGTCTGAGCTGTCATGCAATGGTCACTGTAAATGGAATAAACCTCAGCTATTTGATGTGAGTAAACTTCTAGGGTGCTCTCCCAGTGGAGAAAACGCAATAAAATGTCCTTTATGTGCACTTCCATTGGAGAAAACTAGATAAAACAGTGGGGAAATGTGATAAAGTCCCCACGAGGTGAGCCTCTCATGGCGAAAATGCAATAAATTGTCCTCCAGGGTGCttttccagtggagaaaacgtAGTAAAACGCCCTTTAGTGTGcccttctagtggagaaaacatgataaagttcCCTCCCGGATGCCTTTCTAGTGGAGAAAATCCAATAAAGTGCCCTCTAGGGTTCACTTTTAGTGGAGAAAACGTGATAAAATGCCCTCCAGGGATAACATTCCCTTTAGGGTGCTCTTCTAGTGAAGAAAACTTGATAAAGTGCCTTTAAGGTCTCCCTTTCAGTGCAGTGGAGAAAGCACAATAGtgccttccagtggagaaaacatgataaagtttCCTCTTAGTGCCTTTGTCGCGGAGAGAACATGATAAAGTGCCCTTCCAGTGGACAGAATGTGTTACAGTGCCCTCTAGGTGCCCTTCTAGTGTTAAAAACGCCACAAAATGCCCTCAAAGGCCCCCCTTTTAttggagaaaacacaataaagtgcCCTCTAGGTGCCCTTTGATTggagaaaatacaataaagtgcCCTCTAGGTGCCCTTTTAttggagaaaacacaataaagtgcCCTCTAGGTGCCCTTTTAttggagaaaacacaataaagtgcCCTCTAGGTGCCCTTTTATTggagaaaatacaataaagtgcCCTCTAGAGTGCACTTAGATTGACGAAAAGTGCCCACTGAACACAGTCTAAGTGTCCCATCATATACTTACAGTTGATTTGCCAATGGCTCTAACCTTTGTAGTGCTTGGTTTAATCCACAGGATGGCGCTCTCTCTTAAGTGTGCCAATTTAAAGATCAGTGCCTGATGTTGGcttatgttttatgttacaCATTGCTCCCACCTTCTGGTAAAATGTGGCAAGTGCCCCCAATGTGCTAATATAGCCCGTCATACGCCTCTTTCTCATTGACATCAGTATCTTGTGtaattttacagtgtgttttattatagAGGTACAGTAGCTACACtcacataataaaacagttttaaccttATTCAggttttgtaaatgtttcact
Above is a genomic segment from Larimichthys crocea isolate SSNF chromosome XIV, L_crocea_2.0, whole genome shotgun sequence containing:
- the zgc:194312 gene encoding olfactory receptor 2A25; the protein is MSANNTTSREYTCVRFYVSTVSFSVLLFFNLIINWTIVRVKQLRSHARFVLIFHLLLSALVYLGMNSIFQYQIHRQARPGRSACLAMISILISSASNILLTLTVMALDRYCAVCHPMRSTSKCTSGLWPWLVGVLTWLIALVIPLSLLFRPETSGVDYNGQCGPEQLRKGELQKVLFIGSCTLLILYSYVRILVEGRRLGVLNRRNRTGCRTIALHGSQLAVFILPNFVNFVLTILYKRNLVQKETKELSAVVSFAFFSLAQCVAPIIYGLRKEELMEHLSHRFPCFSRYLKGVLGWTVGVDWAHTHHKTRERTMTAQTIISLEAQQVPEEETSPISVTSSSHGLDSCQGDRDNA